The following coding sequences are from one Desulfuromonas sp. TF window:
- a CDS encoding VacJ family lipoprotein has translation MRAIIAFLLLLLLYPHFNSVAEEPPVIGGESTADEEFFEDDLAFFDEEPPLTVHDPIEPINRAVFWFNDKLYFYLFKPVAKGLRVVPERVRVSADNFFDNLSAPLRFLNNVLQLQFDDASDELARFIFNSTFGVAGLFDIAKKEGGIVRRDEDFGQTLGRYGVGSGLYLVLPVFGPSNARDAIGRVGDYFLSPLTYAFDTEERIAVTAVEKENALSLDKDTYEGIKRDALDPYLFIRDAYAQRREAAIKK, from the coding sequence ATGAGAGCGATCATTGCTTTTCTGCTGCTCCTTTTGCTGTATCCGCACTTCAATTCGGTCGCCGAAGAGCCTCCCGTCATCGGCGGCGAATCGACGGCGGATGAAGAATTTTTCGAGGACGATCTCGCATTCTTCGACGAAGAGCCTCCGCTGACCGTTCATGATCCGATCGAGCCGATCAATCGCGCCGTCTTCTGGTTTAATGACAAGCTTTATTTTTACCTGTTCAAACCGGTGGCCAAAGGCTTGCGGGTTGTGCCCGAAAGGGTCCGCGTTTCAGCCGACAATTTCTTCGACAACCTTTCCGCTCCGCTTCGCTTCCTCAACAATGTGCTGCAGCTGCAATTTGACGATGCCAGCGACGAATTGGCGCGGTTTATATTCAACAGCACCTTCGGCGTCGCCGGATTGTTCGATATCGCCAAAAAAGAAGGAGGTATCGTAAGACGGGACGAGGATTTCGGCCAGACGCTGGGGCGGTACGGAGTCGGGTCCGGATTATACCTCGTTCTGCCCGTCTTCGGACCTTCCAACGCCCGGGACGCCATAGGGCGCGTCGGCGATTATTTCCTCTCTCCTCTTACCTATGCGTTCGATACGGAAGAGCGCATCGCCGTCACTGCGGTCGAGAAGGAAAATGCCCTTTCCCTTGACAAGGACACCTACGAGGGAATCAAGCGGGATGCTCTCGACCCCTACCTCTTCATCCGCGATGCCTACGCCCAGAGGCGTGAGGCCGCTATAAAGAAATGA